A window from Thunnus albacares chromosome 19, fThuAlb1.1, whole genome shotgun sequence encodes these proteins:
- the LOC122969936 gene encoding C-type lectin domain family 6 member A-like produces the protein MGVNNGSTLQEEEKTQTPADKKTMSRLFRIIYRPRCGGEAVVDISKLQQIKPKDLPWLESVKGWFSQYTQLAHYFSLLCFLLTIITLLLTFCLLQITLVFQSQSKLRETKVRDLTNKLEKLNQSYRFLFSQYPALNQYCPVSNSTTGERKCSPCPAGWTSEGEKCFLFSQDRADWISSQYRCMALGGAVVQVRTEEEQVFLWKTAQSLSQGDSYWLGMRSSSADGSWQWSDGSLMEKGPQFWQREPDKTDRRELCGRLTPGDNYRRTWFVSRCSSQLRSICERRQSTLQ, from the exons ATGGGAGTGAACAATGGATCGACTctgcaggaggaagaaaaaacccaaacacctgcagacaaaa aaacaatgtcccGGTTATTTCGGATAATCTACAGACCTCGCTGTGGAGGGGAGGCGGTGGTAGATATCTCAAAACTTCAGCAAATAAAACCCAAAGACTTACCATGGCTGGAGTCTGTTAAAG GTTGGTTCAGTCAGTACACACAGCTGGCTCACTACTTCTCCCTGCTCTGTTTCCTGCTCACCAtcatcactctgctgctgactTTCTGCT TGTTGCAGATCACGTTGGTGTTCCAGTCGCAGTCGAAACTGCGGGAAACCAAAGTGAGAGATCTGACGAACAAACTGGAGAAGCTCAACCAGTCGTATCGCTTCCTGTTCTCCCAGTATCCTGCTCTCAACCAGTACTGCCCGGTCAGCAACTCCACTACTGGTG AGCGAAAGTGCAGCCCGTGTCCGGCCGGCTGGACGTCAGAAGGAGAGAAATGCTTTCTGTTCAGTCAGGACAGAGCCGACTGGATCAGCAGCCAGTACCGCTGCATGGCACTGGGAGGCGCTGTGGTGCAAGTCAGGACAGAAGAGGAGCAG GTGTTTCTGTGGAAAACGGCTCAGAGTCTGAGCCAGGGAGACTCGTACTGGCTCGGCATGAGGAGCAGCAGTGCTGACGGGAGCTGGCAGTGGAGCGACGGATCCCTGATGGAGAAGGGACCACA GTTTTGGCAGCGTGAGCCTGATAAAACAGACAGACGGGAGCTGTGTGGTCGACTCACACCGGGAGACAACTACAGGAGGACCTGGTTCGTCTCCAGATGTTCCAGCCAGCTGAGGAGCATCTGTGAGAGGAGACAAAGTACTCTGCAGTGA
- the LOC122969932 gene encoding neuronal pentraxin-1-like, whose protein sequence is MARDISPLSLMPLSARHQQLGGTSLGFFFSFFPLRPLIFYYFLSCAAAAGSLPGIEYDYGISPKFVCTPIPPDADPSCYSPPSVPHGPSSNGHSNGHNGSSRRAMMSDEAKATILHMRESLVRQKETILDQRETIRELTAKLTLCEGFGGHHGHHENHHNSHHENHHDSHHADHQEHHGSHHPSSSSSHHGPSAYHSSDHHYSHGSHSPHHRKGSSHSKHSSFSPEQTGKTLQTLKERLENLQARNSSSSYSSSLRELLQRKINALEEQLHSYYRDHHDYGHHNDHHGDHHDDHHDGHHGSSHYDDHHDDHHGDHHGDHHGDHHDDHHDNHHDDHYGIGHHDDHHENHHGNHPSSHHYNHHSSHHNRHHDHHFDHHYDPHHSRHHSSHHGSHHSNHHGDHHDDHHDNHHGHNDGHHSSGGHHDDHGDHHPHHSNHNNHHDDHHDNHHGNSHHDNHHGSDHHPLRLPFSSKETSLRGSGHKLETVLSQLHHGNNDHGTHTKLKSPSAFLLDFPMRTNYMYARMKRSVVNEIFALTICLRLKAGAGPGIGTPFSYAVPGQANELVLIEWGNNPMELLINDKAVTLPITMTDGKWHHVCVTWSTRDGVWEAYQDGVKKGSGQNLSAWHPIKPGGTFILGQEQDTMGGRFDVTQSFMGELSDLQFWSRVLTPNEIYSQATCGGHLVGDVMSWSQESLELHGRLTEFPFDPCH, encoded by the exons ATGGCCAGAGACATCAGTCCTCTGAGCCTCATGCCTTTGTCTGCAAGGCACCAGCAATTGGGCGGCACATCTCTGGggtttttcttctcctttttccccCTACGTCCTCTAATTTTCTACTACTTCCTGTCatgtgcagcagcagcgggCAGTTTGCCAGGCATAGAATATGACTATGGCATTAGCCCCAAATTTGTTTGCACACCAATCCCCCCAGATGCTGACCCCAGCTGCTATTCCCCACCCAGCGTGCCCCATGGACCGAGCAGTAACGGCCACAGTAACGGCCACAATGGCAGCAGCCGGAGAGCCATGATGTCCGACGAGGCTAAAGCCACCATCTTGCACATGCGTGAGAGCCTCGTGAGGCAGAAGGAGACCATCCTGGACCAGCGGGAGACCATCAGGGAGCTGACCGCCAAGCTCACCTTGTGCGAGGGCTTTGGTGGTCACCATGGTCATCATGAAAACCACCACAACAGTCACCATGAAAACCATCATGACAGCCACCACGCCGATCACCAGGAGCATCACGGCAGCCACCACCCGTCTTCATCGTCGTCGCACCATGGGCCTTCGGCGTATCACAGCAGCGATCACCATTACTCCCACGGCAGCCACAGCCCCCACCACAGGAAGGGCTCGTCTCACAGCAAACACAGCTCCTTCTCTCCAGAACAGACCGGAAAGACCCTGCAAACACTGAAGGAGAGGCTGGAGAACTTACAG gcgAGGAACTCCTCCAGCTCTTATTCCAGCTCTCTGAGAGAACTCCTCCAGCGGAAGATCAATGCTCTGGAGGAGCAGCTGCACAGCTACTACAGGGATCACCATGACTACGGTCACCATAACGACCACCATGGAGATCACCATGACGACCACCACGATGGCCATCACGGCAGCAGCCACTACGACGACCACCATGACGACCACCATGGCGACCACCATGGCGACCACCATGGCGACCACCATGATGACCACCACGACAACCACCATGATGACCACTATGGTATTGGTCACCATGACGACCACCACGAAAACCATCATGGCAACCACCCCAGTAGCCACCACTACAACCATCACAGCAGTCACCATAATCGGCATCACGACCACCATTTTGACCACCACTACGACCCGCACCACAGCCGGCACCACAGCAGTCACCATGGCAGCCATCACAGCAACCACCATGGTGACCATCATGACGACCATCACGACAACCACCACGGCCACAACGATGGTCACCACAGCAGCGGTGGTCACCATGATGATCACGGTGACCATCACCCCCACCACAGCAACCACAACAACCACCACGATGACCACCATGATAATCACCACGGCAACAGCCACCATGACAACCATCACGGCAGCGATCATCACCCACTGCGGCTTCCTTTCAGCAGTAAAGAGACGAGTCTGCGGGGCTCGGGACACAAGCTGGAAACAGTGCTCAGCCAACTGCACCACGGCAACAATGACCacg GAACCCACACGAAGCTAAAGAGTCCCAGCGCTTTCCTGCTCGACTTCCCCATGAGGACCAACTACATGTATGCCAGGATGAAGCGGTCGGTGGTCAACGAGATCTTCGCCCTGACCATCTGCCTGCGGCTGAAGGCAGGGGCGGGTCCCGGCATTGGTACTCCCTTCTCCTACGCCGTACCTGGGCAAGCTAATGAGCTGGTGCTCATTGAATGGGGCAACAACCCCATGGAGCTGCTCATCAATGACAAg GCGGTGACGTTGCCAATTACCATGACAGACGGGAAGTGGCATCATGTTTGCGTGACGTGGTCGACACGTGACGGTGTCTGGGAGGCCTACCAGGACGGGGTGAAGAAAGGCTCGGGTCAAAACCTCTCAGCCTGGCACCCGATCAAACCAGGAGGGACCTTTATTCTGGGGCAGGAGCAG GACACGATGGGAGGCCGCTTTGACGTCACTCAGTCCTTCATGGGAGAGTTATCAGATCTCCAATTCTGGTCCAGAGTCCTGACACCCAATGAGATCTACAGCCAGGCAACCTGCGGAGGCCACCTCGTTGGTGACGTGATGTCCTGGTCGCAGGAATCACTGGAGCTCCACGGCAGGCTCACCGAGTTCCCCTTTGACCCCTGCCACTAA